In Solea senegalensis isolate Sse05_10M linkage group LG6, IFAPA_SoseM_1, whole genome shotgun sequence, one genomic interval encodes:
- the sorbs2a gene encoding sorbin and SH3 domain-containing protein 2 isoform X1: protein MNTDSGGYATKIVALSLTLSPMKRVQSSPNLATGSDSHSSDLDSWRSRSVTDGLKNGDASSSSLAAKGFRSVRPNLQDKKSPTQDFVHIPLPPPRRESFHFSPTGSNPPDYSSLVALANDSGSGMLTFTQNEKAVLKETYTINSTSSYSYSETSANPVQQTQQHTVPNDSSNCNMSSTSDQQVQERKVSSLKLTPVTIPDPPAHVYSNPDPQTKTQTASSPPPQPKRTTTLSQPLKQTASVSVHLDPKNLKCPEPQPRTVEPKLPDQGPYQTPGAATSQVEMTKPPPAVPPRPSPSELLGPPSPNPTAQHSPYHCHSSESLDYLSGLIPKALSPTPYVPSGVGSTAGAVSVSVGGYVSPPASRVTVSALSHYSSSTVGLLDELQICSLDSPDASPTPSPTLSHVSTCTSTAGPDDVLTTSVASTAAAATVTNGQVLCHAMNGNASHPQRPLSPPSYPPPPASLHTGLQRRSRSSEGSESVTRESVVSGQTSISSTVPIACFSEEEKKVSIIKAPHYEGIGPVDESGIPIAIRTQTVDRPKDWYKTMFKQIHKVHKADDDYSDTYNATYAVINNEDHILSSNTTMAHPAPRTHTYRPLSKSPSDNGGHLGPREPSPSPVPPPPLPMPSLLQLRARDSDRGKDPPDMNEWGPPDRKVDTRKYRAEPKSIFEYEPGKSSILEHERPTYDDIDLENEPWYKFFSELEFGRPPPKKRLDYNPDISARQLIESSLRIVPAEKALERPASAASDYRKRRKSEPSSSQVNAQSQSRAATSPKPVDAYRPSSSLKKPVIRSSPSSPSKAKGGDACNMYSNSLTSPGSYQGSCTPPASSDSVHLLEDGSSSSKQSVCCKNSWQTKQQDPETWTSVEEVPPSAGKLKSRSCDDLLSDGHSGSVGRNATRSESAGSLVCDGNPSGSTASNSTCSLPRLHRRLTHESPGFLKLYRKMHQIDRAQLIPSDVIRSVRARILELERQPHLHLHRLSPWTPSWGVEVPQDMVPNRISTYENLIQKSKSMPNLGDGEMPSGTTTPGDSSSRASSGGGGTPSFPKRRFSIESLLEEDNNGNSSTVPHSMDHLHRPRSPPEGRPRGPEPNHGRAFPAPPVPQSLQANPDYSDSEQDAVASDLSDFIQVEGSSFCSESDFDHCSLTSSESLYGSSTLHHHLRHHHHHHHHHHTGHQNVGQSQGYQHRHLISSCKGRCPASYTRFTTMLRHERERARQELQRPSKQSNQSKIQSSHSQEAMSKLAFLVSPVPFRRKKGSPPTSRRVSGGGGRGSRPKSKQAIYEALDAALRDIYEHIQAERGHRGTRAPDDSILRRILAELLPNVPERSSSLRGRRGCWYGGHSSASLYPDGSPTGCASYREDPSTPRLQSPISACYGRHLDTTNNHEYGEEQGNGNGLCFSDQDVSRSYSTMESTIHTPAPRRPTPDREKQPARAIYDFKAQTAKELTFKKGDAVNIIRQIDNNWYEGEHRGRVGIFPISYVEKMPSAEKQQPIRPPPPAHVREIGEAVARYNFNADTNVELSLRKGEKVIVIRQVDQNWYEGKIPDTTKQGIFPVSYVDIMKRSPSKSSTHHTDSRGHPGIRTPSSTPVKPFYHLPPSTTTCDFPSPLPSLRKPDLQTITTTSTRCTARRRRPIPGLVQLHASQRGRAGAEGERHRRCDGEM, encoded by the exons ATGAATACAG ATAGCGGAGGATACGCTACCAAAATTGTGGCCttgtcactcacactctctcccaTGAAGAGGGTCCAGAGCTCACCAAATCTAGCCACAG GGAGTGATTCTCACTCATCAGATTTGG ATTCTTGGCGGTCACGCAGTGTCACAGATGGCCTTAAGAATGGAGATGCCAGCAGCTCGTCTCTTGCTGCCAAAGGCTTCAGGAGTGTCAGGCCCAACCTGCAGGACAAAAAGTCACCGACACAG GatttcgttcacataccattgccaCCCCCCAGGAGAGAGAGTTTCCACTTCTCGCCCACTGGCTCTAATCCACCAGACTATAGCTCCCTCGTTGCTCTGGCTAATGATTCTGGCTCTGGAATGCTAACGTTCACTCAGAATGAGAAGGCAGTTTTGAAAGAGACGTACACCATTAATAGCACCTCCTCTTACTCTTACTCAGAGACCAGTGCAAACCCAGTCCAGCAGACACAGCAGCACACTGTCCCGAATGATAGTAGCAACTGTAACATGTCTTCCACCTCAGATCAACAAGTCCAGGAGCGTAAAGTGTCTTCACTCAAACTAACTCCGGTCACCATCCCTGACCCTCCTGCTCACGTCTACTCTAACCCAGATCCCCAAACTAAGACCCAAACTGCTAGTTCACCTCCACCACAACCCAAAAGGACTACCACTCTCTCTCAGCCTCTGAAACAGACGGCCTCAGTTTCTGTCCATTTGGACCCCAAGAATCTGAAATGTCCAGAGCCTCAACCTCGCACAGTGGAACCCAAGCTCCCAGATCAAGGCCCATATCAAACTCCAGGTGCTGCTACATCCCAGGTGGAGATGACAAagcctcctcctgctgttcCACCAAGACCATCTCCTTCGGAACTGTTG GGGCCTCCATCCCCCAACCCTACAGCACAGCACTCCCCTTACCACTGCCACAGCTCAGAATCACTCGACTACCTGTCAGGCCTAATTCCCAAGGCCCTATCACCCACCCCTTATGTTCCTAGTGGAGTTGGTAGCACAGCTGGCGCGGTCAGTGTGAGCGTCGGTGGCTACGTGTCACCCCCGGCATCCCGCGTGACAGTGTCTGCTCTCAGCCACTACTCGTCCTCCACGGTGGGTCTGCTGGACGAGCTGCAGATCTGTAGTCTGGACTCGCCTGACGCCTCACCCACGCCGTCGCCCACCCTCAGCCATGTTTCTACGTGCACGTCCACCGCTGGCCCCGATGATGTGCTAACGACCTCTGTGGCCTCCACTGCTGCCGCAGCCACTGTCACTAAT GGTCAGGTCCTCTGTCACGCTATGAATGGAAATGCTAGCCATCCACAGAGACCCCTCTCTCCCCCGTCGTATCCTCCTCCCCCTGCCTCACTCCACACTGGGCTGCAAAGACGCAGCAGGAGTTCAG AGGGCAGCGAGTCTGTCACCAGAGAGTCTGTGGTGTCGGGCCAAACCAGTATCAGCAGCACTGTGCCCATTGCCTGCTtctcagaagaagaaaaaaaggtttccaTAATCAAAGCCCCTCATTATGAAGGCATTGGCCCAGTGGACGAGTCTGGCATCCCTATTGCCATCCGCACG CAGACGGTGGACAGACCCAAGGATTGGTATAAAACTATGTTCAAACAGATCCACAAGGTTCACAAAGCAG ATGATGACTATTCAGACACATACAATGCCACATATGCCGTCATAAACAATG AAGACCACATCCTGTCATCAAACACAACTATGGCCCACCCTGCTCCGCGCACACATACGTACAGGCCGCTATCCAAGAGCCCCTCAGACAACGGAGGGCATCTGGGGCCTCGAGAGCCTTCCCCGTCCCCTGTACCCCCTCCACCTCTACCCATGCCATCTTTACTGCAGCTGAGGGCCAGGGATAGTGACCGTGGGAAAGACCCACCAGACAT GAATGAATGGGGTCCTCCCGACAGAAAAGTGGACACACGAAAGTATCGCGCAGAGCCCAAGAGTATTTTTGAGTATGAGCCTGGAAAGTCTTCTATTTTGGAACATGAAAGACCA ACCTATGATGACATAGATTTAGAGAACGAGCCTTGGTATAAGTTCTTTTCCGAGCTGGAGTTTGGGCGGCCG CCTCCTAAAAAACGCCTGGATTATAATCCAGACATCTCCGCCCGCCAGCTCATTGAG TCCTCCCTGCGCATCGTTCCTGCTGAGAAGGCTCTGGAGAGACCTGCGAG TGCTGCCAGTGACTACAGGAAGAGAAGGAAGTCGGAGCCTTCAAGTTCTCAAGTGAACGCTCAGTCTCAGAGCAGAGCTGCAACCTCCCCAAAACCAGTGGATGCCTACAGACCCAGCAGCAGCCTAAAGAAGCCTGTCATTCGTTCCTCACCATCATCACCTTCCAAAGCCAAAG GTGGGGACGCATGCAACATGTATTCAAACAGTTTGACCTCCCCAGGTTCTTATCAAGGCTCCTGTACACCTCCTGCTTCCTCTGACTCTGTTCATCTCCTTGAGGATGGCAGCTCGTCCTCCAAGCAGTCTGTCTGTTGTAAGAACAGttggcaaacaaaacaacaggatCCTGAGACATGGACCAGTGTTGAGGAGGTGCCGCCCTCTGCTGGCAAACTCAAGTCACGCAGCTGTGATGATTTACTCAGCGACGGGCATTCGGGTTCAGTTGGTCGCAATGCCACCCGTTCAGAAAGTGCTGGGTCACTGGTGTGTGATGGGAATCCCTCAGGTTCAACTGCATCCAATTCCACTTGCTCACTGCCACGACTCCACCGGCGACTGACACATGAATCACCAGGCTTTCTTAAGCTCTATCGCAAAATGCACCAGATTGACCGAGCACAGCTCATCCCATCTGATGTCATCCGCTCAGTCCGTGCTCGCATTCTGGAACTAGAGCGTCAGCCTCATCTGCACCTTCATCGCCTTTCTCCTTGGACACCTTCTTGGGGCGTGGAGGTGCCACAAGATATGGTGCCAAACCGCATTTCTACATATGAGAACCTTATTCAGAAATCAAAATCCATGCCCAACTTGGGTGATGGTGAGATGCCTTCAGGCACTACTACACCGGGTGACTCTTCATCACGAGccagcagtggtggtggtggcacaCCAAGTTTTCCGAAACGTCGTTTTTCCATAGAATCTTTACTAGAGGAAGACAATAACGGCAACAGTAGTACAGTACCTCACTCCATGGATCACTTACATCGACCCCGTAGCCCACCTGAGGGCCGACCTCGTGGGCCAGAACCTAACCATGGCCGGGCCTTTCCTGCTCCCCCTGTCCCGCAAAGCCTTCAAGCCAACCCAGACTACTCTGACAGTGAACAAGACGCTGTTGCGTCAGACCTGAGTGACTTTATCCAGGTGGAGGGCTCCTCATTTTGTAGTGAGAGTGACTTTGACCATTGCTCGCTAACCTCCTCTGAGAGCTTGTACGGCTCGTCCACCCTACACCACCACCTCcgtcatcaccaccaccaccatcaccaccaccacactggTCACCAAAATGTAGGCCAGAGCCAGGGCTACCAACACCGGCACCTCATCAGTAGCTGTAAAGGCCGCTGCCCGGCTTCTTACACTCGTTTCACAACCATGCTCCGCCATGAGAGAGAACGGGCCCGGCAGGAGCTCCAGAGACCCTCAAAACAGAGCAACCAGTCAAAAATCCAAAGCTCACACTCCCAGGAAGCAATGTCCAAGCTGGCCTTCCTGGTCAGCCCAGTGCCTTTCCGCAGGAAAAAGGGCTCACCACCTACCTCCAGAAGAGTCAGTGGTGGTGGAGGTCGAGGTAGCAGGCCTAAGTCCAAACAGGCTATTTATGAAGCACTAGATGCAGCCTTGAGAGACATTTATGAGCACATTCAAGCAGAACGAGGCCACAGAGGCACTAGGGCACCTGACGATAGCATCCTGAGGCGAATACTGGCAGAACTACTGCCAAATGTGCCTGAACGAAGCTCCTCACTGCGGGGGAGGAGGGGCTGTTGGTACGGGGGTCACTCCTCTGCATCATTGTACCCAGATGGTAGCCCCACTGGGTGTGCCTCTTACAGAGAGGATCCATCCACACCACGGCTACAGTCACCAATCAGTGCCTGTTATGGACGCCATTTGGACACCACAAACAATCACGAATATGGAGAGGAGCAGGGCAATGGAAATGGTCTCTGTTTTTCAG ACCAGGATGTCTCCAGGAGTTATTCCACCATGGAATCCACCATCCACACACCTGCACCTAGAAGACCTACTCCTGACAGAGAG AAACAGCCTGCAAGAGCCATTTATGATTTTAAGGCACAAACGGCGAA GgagctgacatttaaaaaaggtgACGCAGTAAACATCATCAGACAGATAGATAACAACTGGTATGAAGGAGAGCACCGTGGACGGGTGGGGATATTCCCCATATCATATGTAGAG AAAATGCCATctgcagagaagcagcagccaATCCGCCCTCCTCCGCCAGCACACGTCAGAGAGATCGGAGAGGCGGTGGCTCGGTACAACTTCAATGCTGACACTAATGTGGAGCTGTCGCTCAGAAAG GGTGAGAAAGTAATTGTAATAAGGCAGGTGGATCAGAACTGGTACGAGGGCAAGATCCCAGACACAACTAAACAGGGCATCTTTCCCGTGTCCTACGTTGACATCATGAAGCGCTCCCCGTCCAAGAGCTCCACCCACCACACAGACTCACGTGGTCACCCTGGCATCAGGACTCCAAGCAGTACGCCCGTCAAG CCTTTCTACCATCTACCTCCATCAACCACCACATGTGActtcccctcccctctcccctcgTTGAGAAAGCCTGACCTGCAAACTATCACCA cGACTAGTACAAGATGCACTGCAAGGCGGAGGAGACCC ATACCAGGTCTTGTACAACTACATGCCTCGCAACGAGGACGAGCTGGAGCTGAGGGAGAGCGACATCGTCGATGTGATGGAGAAATGTGA
- the sorbs2a gene encoding sorbin and SH3 domain-containing protein 2 isoform X4: MNTDSGGYATKIVALSLTLSPMKRVQSSPNLATGSDSHSSDLDSWRSRSVTDGLKNGDASSSSLAAKGFRSVRPNLQDKKSPTQDFVHIPLPPPRRESFHFSPTGSNPPDYSSLVALANDSGSGMLTFTQNEKAVLKETYTINSTSSYSYSETSANPVQQTQQHTVPNDSSNCNMSSTSDQQVQERKVSSLKLTPVTIPDPPAHVYSNPDPQTKTQTASSPPPQPKRTTTLSQPLKQTASVSVHLDPKNLKCPEPQPRTVEPKLPDQGPYQTPGAATSQVEMTKPPPAVPPRPSPSELLGPPSPNPTAQHSPYHCHSSESLDYLSGLIPKALSPTPYVPSGVGSTAGAVSVSVGGYVSPPASRVTVSALSHYSSSTVGLLDELQICSLDSPDASPTPSPTLSHVSTCTSTAGPDDVLTTSVASTAAAATVTNGQVLCHAMNGNASHPQRPLSPPSYPPPPASLHTGLQRRSRSSEGSESVTRESVVSGQTSISSTVPIACFSEEEKKVSIIKAPHYEGIGPVDESGIPIAIRTQTVDRPKDWYKTMFKQIHKVHKADDDYSDTYNATYAVINNEDHILSSNTTMAHPAPRTHTYRPLSKSPSDNGGHLGPREPSPSPVPPPPLPMPSLLQLRARDSDRGKDPPDMNEWGPPDRKVDTRKYRAEPKSIFEYEPGKSSILEHERPPPKKRLDYNPDISARQLIESSLRIVPAEKALERPASAASDYRKRRKSEPSSSQVNAQSQSRAATSPKPVDAYRPSSSLKKPVIRSSPSSPSKAKGGDACNMYSNSLTSPGSYQGSCTPPASSDSVHLLEDGSSSSKQSVCCKNSWQTKQQDPETWTSVEEVPPSAGKLKSRSCDDLLSDGHSGSVGRNATRSESAGSLVCDGNPSGSTASNSTCSLPRLHRRLTHESPGFLKLYRKMHQIDRAQLIPSDVIRSVRARILELERQPHLHLHRLSPWTPSWGVEVPQDMVPNRISTYENLIQKSKSMPNLGDGEMPSGTTTPGDSSSRASSGGGGTPSFPKRRFSIESLLEEDNNGNSSTVPHSMDHLHRPRSPPEGRPRGPEPNHGRAFPAPPVPQSLQANPDYSDSEQDAVASDLSDFIQVEGSSFCSESDFDHCSLTSSESLYGSSTLHHHLRHHHHHHHHHHTGHQNVGQSQGYQHRHLISSCKGRCPASYTRFTTMLRHERERARQELQRPSKQSNQSKIQSSHSQEAMSKLAFLVSPVPFRRKKGSPPTSRRVSGGGGRGSRPKSKQAIYEALDAALRDIYEHIQAERGHRGTRAPDDSILRRILAELLPNVPERSSSLRGRRGCWYGGHSSASLYPDGSPTGCASYREDPSTPRLQSPISACYGRHLDTTNNHEYGEEQGNGNGLCFSDQDVSRSYSTMESTIHTPAPRRPTPDREKQPARAIYDFKAQTAKELTFKKGDAVNIIRQIDNNWYEGEHRGRVGIFPISYVEKMPSAEKQQPIRPPPPAHVREIGEAVARYNFNADTNVELSLRKGEKVIVIRQVDQNWYEGKIPDTTKQGIFPVSYVDIMKRSPSKSSTHHTDSRGHPGIRTPSSTPVKPFYHLPPSTTTCDFPSPLPSLRKPDLQTITTTSTRCTARRRRPIPGLVQLHASQRGRAGAEGERHRRCDGEM; this comes from the exons ATGAATACAG ATAGCGGAGGATACGCTACCAAAATTGTGGCCttgtcactcacactctctcccaTGAAGAGGGTCCAGAGCTCACCAAATCTAGCCACAG GGAGTGATTCTCACTCATCAGATTTGG ATTCTTGGCGGTCACGCAGTGTCACAGATGGCCTTAAGAATGGAGATGCCAGCAGCTCGTCTCTTGCTGCCAAAGGCTTCAGGAGTGTCAGGCCCAACCTGCAGGACAAAAAGTCACCGACACAG GatttcgttcacataccattgccaCCCCCCAGGAGAGAGAGTTTCCACTTCTCGCCCACTGGCTCTAATCCACCAGACTATAGCTCCCTCGTTGCTCTGGCTAATGATTCTGGCTCTGGAATGCTAACGTTCACTCAGAATGAGAAGGCAGTTTTGAAAGAGACGTACACCATTAATAGCACCTCCTCTTACTCTTACTCAGAGACCAGTGCAAACCCAGTCCAGCAGACACAGCAGCACACTGTCCCGAATGATAGTAGCAACTGTAACATGTCTTCCACCTCAGATCAACAAGTCCAGGAGCGTAAAGTGTCTTCACTCAAACTAACTCCGGTCACCATCCCTGACCCTCCTGCTCACGTCTACTCTAACCCAGATCCCCAAACTAAGACCCAAACTGCTAGTTCACCTCCACCACAACCCAAAAGGACTACCACTCTCTCTCAGCCTCTGAAACAGACGGCCTCAGTTTCTGTCCATTTGGACCCCAAGAATCTGAAATGTCCAGAGCCTCAACCTCGCACAGTGGAACCCAAGCTCCCAGATCAAGGCCCATATCAAACTCCAGGTGCTGCTACATCCCAGGTGGAGATGACAAagcctcctcctgctgttcCACCAAGACCATCTCCTTCGGAACTGTTG GGGCCTCCATCCCCCAACCCTACAGCACAGCACTCCCCTTACCACTGCCACAGCTCAGAATCACTCGACTACCTGTCAGGCCTAATTCCCAAGGCCCTATCACCCACCCCTTATGTTCCTAGTGGAGTTGGTAGCACAGCTGGCGCGGTCAGTGTGAGCGTCGGTGGCTACGTGTCACCCCCGGCATCCCGCGTGACAGTGTCTGCTCTCAGCCACTACTCGTCCTCCACGGTGGGTCTGCTGGACGAGCTGCAGATCTGTAGTCTGGACTCGCCTGACGCCTCACCCACGCCGTCGCCCACCCTCAGCCATGTTTCTACGTGCACGTCCACCGCTGGCCCCGATGATGTGCTAACGACCTCTGTGGCCTCCACTGCTGCCGCAGCCACTGTCACTAAT GGTCAGGTCCTCTGTCACGCTATGAATGGAAATGCTAGCCATCCACAGAGACCCCTCTCTCCCCCGTCGTATCCTCCTCCCCCTGCCTCACTCCACACTGGGCTGCAAAGACGCAGCAGGAGTTCAG AGGGCAGCGAGTCTGTCACCAGAGAGTCTGTGGTGTCGGGCCAAACCAGTATCAGCAGCACTGTGCCCATTGCCTGCTtctcagaagaagaaaaaaaggtttccaTAATCAAAGCCCCTCATTATGAAGGCATTGGCCCAGTGGACGAGTCTGGCATCCCTATTGCCATCCGCACG CAGACGGTGGACAGACCCAAGGATTGGTATAAAACTATGTTCAAACAGATCCACAAGGTTCACAAAGCAG ATGATGACTATTCAGACACATACAATGCCACATATGCCGTCATAAACAATG AAGACCACATCCTGTCATCAAACACAACTATGGCCCACCCTGCTCCGCGCACACATACGTACAGGCCGCTATCCAAGAGCCCCTCAGACAACGGAGGGCATCTGGGGCCTCGAGAGCCTTCCCCGTCCCCTGTACCCCCTCCACCTCTACCCATGCCATCTTTACTGCAGCTGAGGGCCAGGGATAGTGACCGTGGGAAAGACCCACCAGACAT GAATGAATGGGGTCCTCCCGACAGAAAAGTGGACACACGAAAGTATCGCGCAGAGCCCAAGAGTATTTTTGAGTATGAGCCTGGAAAGTCTTCTATTTTGGAACATGAAAGACCA CCTCCTAAAAAACGCCTGGATTATAATCCAGACATCTCCGCCCGCCAGCTCATTGAG TCCTCCCTGCGCATCGTTCCTGCTGAGAAGGCTCTGGAGAGACCTGCGAG TGCTGCCAGTGACTACAGGAAGAGAAGGAAGTCGGAGCCTTCAAGTTCTCAAGTGAACGCTCAGTCTCAGAGCAGAGCTGCAACCTCCCCAAAACCAGTGGATGCCTACAGACCCAGCAGCAGCCTAAAGAAGCCTGTCATTCGTTCCTCACCATCATCACCTTCCAAAGCCAAAG GTGGGGACGCATGCAACATGTATTCAAACAGTTTGACCTCCCCAGGTTCTTATCAAGGCTCCTGTACACCTCCTGCTTCCTCTGACTCTGTTCATCTCCTTGAGGATGGCAGCTCGTCCTCCAAGCAGTCTGTCTGTTGTAAGAACAGttggcaaacaaaacaacaggatCCTGAGACATGGACCAGTGTTGAGGAGGTGCCGCCCTCTGCTGGCAAACTCAAGTCACGCAGCTGTGATGATTTACTCAGCGACGGGCATTCGGGTTCAGTTGGTCGCAATGCCACCCGTTCAGAAAGTGCTGGGTCACTGGTGTGTGATGGGAATCCCTCAGGTTCAACTGCATCCAATTCCACTTGCTCACTGCCACGACTCCACCGGCGACTGACACATGAATCACCAGGCTTTCTTAAGCTCTATCGCAAAATGCACCAGATTGACCGAGCACAGCTCATCCCATCTGATGTCATCCGCTCAGTCCGTGCTCGCATTCTGGAACTAGAGCGTCAGCCTCATCTGCACCTTCATCGCCTTTCTCCTTGGACACCTTCTTGGGGCGTGGAGGTGCCACAAGATATGGTGCCAAACCGCATTTCTACATATGAGAACCTTATTCAGAAATCAAAATCCATGCCCAACTTGGGTGATGGTGAGATGCCTTCAGGCACTACTACACCGGGTGACTCTTCATCACGAGccagcagtggtggtggtggcacaCCAAGTTTTCCGAAACGTCGTTTTTCCATAGAATCTTTACTAGAGGAAGACAATAACGGCAACAGTAGTACAGTACCTCACTCCATGGATCACTTACATCGACCCCGTAGCCCACCTGAGGGCCGACCTCGTGGGCCAGAACCTAACCATGGCCGGGCCTTTCCTGCTCCCCCTGTCCCGCAAAGCCTTCAAGCCAACCCAGACTACTCTGACAGTGAACAAGACGCTGTTGCGTCAGACCTGAGTGACTTTATCCAGGTGGAGGGCTCCTCATTTTGTAGTGAGAGTGACTTTGACCATTGCTCGCTAACCTCCTCTGAGAGCTTGTACGGCTCGTCCACCCTACACCACCACCTCcgtcatcaccaccaccaccatcaccaccaccacactggTCACCAAAATGTAGGCCAGAGCCAGGGCTACCAACACCGGCACCTCATCAGTAGCTGTAAAGGCCGCTGCCCGGCTTCTTACACTCGTTTCACAACCATGCTCCGCCATGAGAGAGAACGGGCCCGGCAGGAGCTCCAGAGACCCTCAAAACAGAGCAACCAGTCAAAAATCCAAAGCTCACACTCCCAGGAAGCAATGTCCAAGCTGGCCTTCCTGGTCAGCCCAGTGCCTTTCCGCAGGAAAAAGGGCTCACCACCTACCTCCAGAAGAGTCAGTGGTGGTGGAGGTCGAGGTAGCAGGCCTAAGTCCAAACAGGCTATTTATGAAGCACTAGATGCAGCCTTGAGAGACATTTATGAGCACATTCAAGCAGAACGAGGCCACAGAGGCACTAGGGCACCTGACGATAGCATCCTGAGGCGAATACTGGCAGAACTACTGCCAAATGTGCCTGAACGAAGCTCCTCACTGCGGGGGAGGAGGGGCTGTTGGTACGGGGGTCACTCCTCTGCATCATTGTACCCAGATGGTAGCCCCACTGGGTGTGCCTCTTACAGAGAGGATCCATCCACACCACGGCTACAGTCACCAATCAGTGCCTGTTATGGACGCCATTTGGACACCACAAACAATCACGAATATGGAGAGGAGCAGGGCAATGGAAATGGTCTCTGTTTTTCAG ACCAGGATGTCTCCAGGAGTTATTCCACCATGGAATCCACCATCCACACACCTGCACCTAGAAGACCTACTCCTGACAGAGAG AAACAGCCTGCAAGAGCCATTTATGATTTTAAGGCACAAACGGCGAA GgagctgacatttaaaaaaggtgACGCAGTAAACATCATCAGACAGATAGATAACAACTGGTATGAAGGAGAGCACCGTGGACGGGTGGGGATATTCCCCATATCATATGTAGAG AAAATGCCATctgcagagaagcagcagccaATCCGCCCTCCTCCGCCAGCACACGTCAGAGAGATCGGAGAGGCGGTGGCTCGGTACAACTTCAATGCTGACACTAATGTGGAGCTGTCGCTCAGAAAG GGTGAGAAAGTAATTGTAATAAGGCAGGTGGATCAGAACTGGTACGAGGGCAAGATCCCAGACACAACTAAACAGGGCATCTTTCCCGTGTCCTACGTTGACATCATGAAGCGCTCCCCGTCCAAGAGCTCCACCCACCACACAGACTCACGTGGTCACCCTGGCATCAGGACTCCAAGCAGTACGCCCGTCAAG CCTTTCTACCATCTACCTCCATCAACCACCACATGTGActtcccctcccctctcccctcgTTGAGAAAGCCTGACCTGCAAACTATCACCA cGACTAGTACAAGATGCACTGCAAGGCGGAGGAGACCC ATACCAGGTCTTGTACAACTACATGCCTCGCAACGAGGACGAGCTGGAGCTGAGGGAGAGCGACATCGTCGATGTGATGGAGAAATGTGA